The following are encoded in a window of Halorarum salinum genomic DNA:
- the eno gene encoding phosphopyruvate hydratase codes for MTLIASVSLRRVLDSRGNPTVEADVLTESGGFGRAAAPSGASTGEYEAIELPPGEAIAAARQHAVPRLVDSVHAGNQRDVDAALHGADGTDDFSEIGANSAVAVSMAAAKAGADVLGAPLFQHLGGTFRDADRSFPVPLGNVVGGGEHAKEATHIQEFLAAPVGAPSVSEAAFANAAVHEAVGDLLDERGVPAGKGDEGAWAPGIDDAEAFELVEEATDRVADEVGFEVRFGLDVAASELWDADAGVYRYGDRERTPDEQIDYVADLVDEYDLAYVEDPLEEDDFDGFAELTERVGDRTLICGDDLFVTNVERLERGIDVGAGNSILIKPNQIGTLSDAFDAVELAQRNGLDAVVSHRSGETEDTTIAHLAVATDVPFIKTGAVGGERTAKLNELIRIAEEAV; via the coding sequence ATGACGCTGATCGCCTCGGTGTCGCTCCGGCGCGTGCTCGACTCGCGGGGGAACCCGACCGTCGAGGCCGACGTGCTCACCGAGTCGGGCGGCTTCGGCCGCGCGGCGGCGCCGTCCGGGGCGAGCACCGGCGAGTACGAGGCGATCGAACTCCCGCCCGGGGAGGCGATCGCCGCGGCCCGCCAGCACGCGGTCCCCCGGCTCGTGGACTCGGTCCACGCCGGCAACCAGCGCGACGTGGACGCCGCCCTGCACGGCGCCGACGGCACCGACGACTTCTCCGAGATCGGCGCCAACAGCGCCGTCGCCGTCTCGATGGCGGCCGCGAAGGCGGGCGCCGACGTGCTCGGCGCCCCGCTGTTCCAGCACCTCGGGGGGACGTTCCGCGACGCCGACCGCTCGTTCCCGGTCCCGCTCGGCAACGTCGTCGGCGGCGGCGAGCACGCCAAGGAGGCGACCCACATCCAGGAGTTCCTCGCCGCGCCGGTCGGCGCGCCGTCGGTCTCCGAGGCCGCCTTCGCGAACGCCGCCGTCCACGAGGCCGTGGGCGACCTGCTCGACGAGCGGGGCGTCCCGGCCGGCAAGGGCGACGAGGGCGCCTGGGCGCCCGGGATCGACGACGCCGAGGCGTTCGAACTCGTCGAGGAGGCGACCGACCGCGTCGCCGACGAGGTGGGCTTCGAGGTCCGCTTCGGGCTCGACGTGGCCGCCTCGGAGCTGTGGGACGCCGACGCCGGCGTCTACCGCTACGGCGACCGCGAGCGGACGCCCGACGAGCAGATCGACTACGTCGCCGACCTCGTCGACGAGTACGACCTCGCCTACGTCGAGGACCCGCTGGAGGAGGACGACTTCGACGGCTTCGCGGAGCTGACCGAACGGGTGGGCGACCGCACGCTGATCTGTGGCGACGACCTGTTCGTCACCAACGTCGAGCGGCTGGAGCGCGGCATCGACGTCGGCGCGGGCAACAGCATCCTGATCAAGCCGAACCAGATCGGGACGCTGTCGGACGCGTTCGACGCCGTCGAACTGGCCCAGCGGAACGGGCTGGACGCCGTCGTCTCCCACCGCTCGGGCGAGACCGAGGATACGACCATCGCACACCTCGCCGTCGCCACGGACGTCCCGTTCATCAAGACGGGGGCCGTGGGCGGCGAGCGAACCGCCAAGCTGAACGAACTCATCCGCATCGCGGAGGAGGCAGTATGA
- the rpsB gene encoding 30S ribosomal protein S2, with product MSESENDTDEAPAEEEVEETEPAAEEAPQTDAQPDEAAESADSEGAAGAEDEAEEAASPFDEDVMPDEEADLLIPVEDYLSAGVHIGTQQKTKDMERFIHRVRDDGLYVLDVSQTDGRIRTAADFLANYDPEQVLVTSSRQYGRFPAEKFADAIGARARTGRFIPGTLTNPQYAGYIEPDVVVVTDPIGDAQAVKEAITVGIPVIAMCDSNNQLSNVDLVVPTNNKGRRALSVVYWLLANETLDRRGAEPTYALEDFEAEL from the coding sequence ATGAGCGAAAGCGAAAACGACACAGACGAGGCGCCGGCCGAGGAGGAGGTCGAGGAGACCGAGCCCGCGGCCGAGGAGGCGCCCCAGACTGACGCACAGCCGGACGAGGCGGCCGAGTCCGCCGACTCCGAGGGAGCCGCGGGGGCCGAGGACGAGGCCGAGGAGGCCGCGTCCCCCTTCGACGAGGACGTCATGCCCGACGAGGAGGCCGACCTCCTCATCCCGGTCGAGGACTACCTCTCTGCCGGCGTCCACATCGGCACCCAGCAGAAGACGAAGGACATGGAGCGGTTCATCCACCGCGTCCGCGACGACGGCCTCTACGTGCTCGACGTGAGCCAGACGGACGGCCGGATCCGGACCGCGGCGGACTTCCTCGCCAACTACGACCCCGAGCAGGTGCTCGTCACCTCCTCGCGGCAGTACGGCCGGTTCCCGGCCGAGAAGTTCGCCGACGCGATCGGGGCGCGCGCCCGCACCGGGCGATTCATCCCGGGCACGCTGACGAACCCCCAGTACGCCGGCTACATCGAGCCGGACGTCGTGGTCGTCACCGACCCGATCGGCGACGCGCAGGCGGTCAAGGAGGCCATCACGGTCGGCATCCCCGTCATCGCCATGTGCGACTCGAACAACCAGCTCAGCAACGTCGACCTGGTCGTCCCGACCAACAACAAGGGTCGCCGCGCGCTGTCGGTCGTCTACTGGCTGCTCGCCAACGAGACGCTCGACCGCCGCGGCGCCGAGCCGACCTACGCCCTCGAGGACTTCGAGGCCGAACTGTAG
- the mvk gene encoding mevalonate kinase, with the protein MTTCSAPGKVYLFGEHAVVYGEPAIPCAIERRARVTAEPRNDGRVRVEANDLSLDGFTVSWGDSVEDRPDIDVPTQLVEAGMGYVDEAVGQARDAADAPDAGFDITIESDIPLGAGLGSSAAVVVAGIDAGTRSLGVELPPGEVADRAYRAEYAVQDGQASRADTFCSAMGGAVRVEGEDRRTIDAPELPFVVGYDGGAGDTGELVSGVRALREEYGFAADTVTAIGDVVRRGTEVLRGADPSGEPAPDLLAELGRLMDFDHGLLSALGVSSRSLDAMVWAAREADAYGAKLTGAGGGGCIVALDDTGGTETALDYTPGCEATFRAELAADGVRVEES; encoded by the coding sequence ATGACCACCTGCAGCGCGCCGGGGAAGGTGTACCTCTTCGGCGAACACGCCGTCGTGTACGGCGAACCCGCGATCCCGTGTGCGATCGAACGACGGGCGCGGGTCACGGCCGAGCCCCGGAACGACGGTCGGGTCAGGGTGGAGGCGAACGACCTCTCGCTGGACGGGTTCACCGTCAGCTGGGGCGACTCGGTCGAGGACCGTCCCGACATCGACGTGCCGACCCAGCTCGTGGAAGCCGGCATGGGTTACGTCGACGAGGCGGTCGGGCAGGCCCGCGACGCGGCGGACGCCCCGGACGCCGGCTTCGACATCACCATCGAGTCGGACATCCCGCTCGGCGCCGGACTCGGCTCCTCGGCGGCGGTCGTCGTCGCCGGCATCGACGCGGGGACCCGATCGCTCGGCGTCGAACTGCCGCCCGGGGAGGTCGCGGACAGGGCCTACCGGGCGGAGTACGCGGTCCAGGACGGGCAGGCGTCCCGCGCGGACACGTTCTGCTCCGCGATGGGCGGGGCCGTCCGCGTCGAGGGGGAGGACCGCCGGACGATCGACGCGCCGGAACTCCCGTTCGTCGTCGGCTACGACGGCGGCGCGGGCGACACGGGCGAACTCGTCTCCGGCGTGCGCGCGCTCCGGGAGGAGTACGGGTTCGCGGCGGACACGGTGACCGCCATCGGCGACGTGGTGCGGCGCGGCACGGAGGTGCTCCGGGGGGCCGACCCCTCGGGCGAACCGGCGCCCGACCTGCTCGCGGAACTGGGTCGGCTGATGGACTTCGACCACGGGCTCCTCTCGGCGCTGGGCGTCTCCTCGCGCTCGCTCGACGCGATGGTCTGGGCCGCGCGCGAGGCCGACGCCTACGGCGCGAAGCTGACCGGCGCCGGGGGCGGCGGCTGCATCGTCGCCCTGGACGACACCGGGGGGACCGAGACAGCGCTCGACTACACCCCCGGCTGCGAGGCGACGTTCCGGGCGGAACTGGCCGCGGACGGCGTGCGGGTGGAGGAGTCGTGA
- a CDS encoding isopentenyl phosphate kinase, which yields MTVVLKLGGSVITEKDEPETLDGRTLTDLADAIAEADLAGLVLVHGGGSFGHHHAAAHGVSTTEGTRDARAAMDVHGAMTTLNRFVLSRLHERDVSALPVHPLSAAARDAAGDLSMPTAQVATMLGEGFVPVLHGDGVVHAGEGVTVLSGDELVAHLARELDADRVGVCSTVPGVLDADGEVIPGIDSFEAVADLLGGSDATDVSGGMAGKVRELLALDAPAHVFGPDALGEFLAGGSPGTRIG from the coding sequence ATGACGGTGGTCCTGAAGCTCGGCGGCTCGGTGATCACCGAGAAGGACGAACCGGAGACGCTCGACGGCCGGACGCTCACGGACCTCGCGGACGCCATCGCCGAGGCCGACCTCGCGGGGCTCGTCCTCGTCCACGGCGGCGGATCGTTCGGCCACCACCACGCGGCCGCCCACGGCGTCTCGACGACCGAGGGGACCCGCGACGCCCGCGCGGCGATGGACGTCCACGGCGCGATGACGACGCTCAACCGGTTCGTCCTCTCCCGGCTCCACGAGCGGGACGTGTCGGCGCTGCCGGTCCACCCGCTCTCGGCGGCCGCACGCGACGCGGCCGGCGACCTGTCGATGCCGACCGCACAGGTGGCGACGATGCTCGGGGAGGGGTTCGTCCCCGTCCTCCACGGCGACGGCGTCGTTCACGCCGGGGAGGGGGTGACGGTGCTGTCGGGGGACGAACTCGTGGCCCACCTCGCGCGGGAACTCGACGCGGACCGGGTCGGCGTCTGCTCGACCGTCCCGGGCGTGCTCGACGCGGACGGGGAGGTGATCCCCGGGATCGACTCGTTCGAGGCGGTCGCGGACCTGCTCGGCGGGAGCGACGCGACGGACGTGAGCGGCGGGATGGCCGGGAAGGTGCGGGAACTGCTCGCGCTCGACGCGCCGGCGCACGTCTTCGGCCCGGACGCGCTCGGCGAGTTCCTCGCGGGCGGGAGCCCGGGCACCCGGATCGGGTGA
- a CDS encoding DMT family transporter, with amino-acid sequence MRGTRDAAGFLALAAVWGTAFVATKAALADFPPVFLAALRFDLAAGLLFVVAVASGRPIRPAGAGDLRPIATGGLFSIGAHHALLFSGQVYVTSAVAATLVGLIPVLTPVATRVLRPDERLDALGAVGVIVGFGGLLVIARPDPRNLAANAGALFVFGSAVAWVLGAVTTREDAATLHPLATQAWMALVGALSLHLAALALGQGVADATATAAGVGWLVYLAVVPGAGGFLLYFRLLDRLGPIQAGLLEYAIPPFAAAFGWLVLDETLSPDTVTGFSLVLLAFLLVKRRALRAGLRRAFA; translated from the coding sequence GTGAGGGGGACGCGGGACGCGGCGGGATTTCTCGCCCTCGCGGCCGTCTGGGGGACCGCGTTCGTGGCGACGAAGGCGGCGCTCGCCGACTTCCCGCCGGTGTTTCTCGCCGCGCTCCGGTTCGACCTCGCCGCGGGGCTCCTGTTCGTCGTCGCGGTCGCGAGCGGCCGCCCGATCCGGCCGGCGGGGGCGGGCGATCTCCGACCCATCGCCACCGGCGGGCTGTTCAGCATCGGCGCCCACCACGCGCTGCTGTTCAGCGGGCAGGTGTACGTCACGAGCGCGGTCGCGGCGACGCTCGTCGGGCTCATCCCCGTGCTGACGCCGGTGGCGACGCGGGTGCTCAGACCCGACGAGCGACTGGACGCGCTCGGTGCCGTCGGCGTCATCGTCGGCTTCGGCGGCCTGCTCGTCATCGCGCGGCCGGACCCCCGAAACCTGGCGGCGAACGCGGGCGCGCTGTTCGTGTTCGGCTCCGCGGTCGCGTGGGTGCTCGGGGCGGTGACGACCCGCGAGGACGCCGCGACGCTCCATCCGCTGGCGACCCAGGCGTGGATGGCGCTCGTGGGGGCGCTCTCGTTGCACCTCGCCGCGCTCGCGCTCGGCCAGGGCGTCGCGGACGCGACCGCCACGGCCGCGGGGGTGGGCTGGCTCGTCTACCTCGCCGTCGTCCCCGGCGCGGGCGGGTTCCTGCTGTACTTCCGGCTGCTCGACCGGCTCGGACCGATCCAGGCTGGGCTGCTGGAGTACGCCATCCCGCCGTTCGCGGCCGCGTTCGGCTGGCTGGTGCTCGACGAGACGCTATCGCCCGACACCGTCACGGGGTTCTCGCTCGTCCTGCTCGCGTTCCTGCTCGTGAAGCGGCGCGCGCTCCGGGCGGGGCTCCGGCGGGCGTTCGCGTAA
- a CDS encoding MBL fold metallo-hydrolase — translation MRVTFLGTGSAMPVADRVQTGLLLEAAPGDGRPLLVDCGAGVLHRLSQTDPGYEAVSTVLLTHHHLDHVSDLLPLLKARWLAGEEQLEVVGPPGTKGLLDGLLGVHDYLDGRVDLQVREVNPDESFEVSGFEVRARETRHSIQCLAYRFSDPGSEDAFVFSGDTEAFEGLATFADGARVLAHDCSFPDEVDVDNHPTPSQLGEALAGYDVGRVYLTHQYPHTEGRHEEMIESVRNRFDGDVRVARDGLRFEV, via the coding sequence ATGCGCGTTACGTTCCTCGGCACCGGTTCGGCGATGCCCGTCGCCGACCGGGTCCAGACGGGCCTGCTGCTGGAGGCGGCGCCGGGCGACGGCCGGCCGCTGCTGGTCGACTGCGGCGCCGGCGTCCTCCATCGGCTCTCCCAGACCGACCCGGGCTACGAGGCGGTCTCGACGGTGCTCCTGACCCACCACCACCTCGACCACGTCTCGGACCTCCTCCCCCTGTTGAAGGCCCGGTGGCTCGCCGGCGAGGAGCAACTGGAGGTCGTCGGCCCGCCGGGCACCAAGGGCCTGCTCGACGGCCTGCTCGGCGTCCACGACTACCTCGACGGGCGCGTCGACCTGCAGGTCCGGGAGGTCAACCCCGACGAGTCGTTCGAGGTGAGCGGCTTCGAGGTGCGCGCCCGGGAGACCCGCCACTCGATCCAGTGTCTCGCGTACCGCTTCTCCGACCCCGGCAGCGAGGACGCGTTCGTCTTCTCCGGGGACACCGAGGCGTTCGAGGGGCTGGCGACGTTCGCCGACGGCGCCCGGGTGCTCGCCCACGACTGTTCGTTCCCGGACGAGGTGGACGTCGACAACCACCCGACGCCGAGCCAACTGGGCGAGGCGCTCGCGGGCTACGACGTCGGCCGGGTGTACCTGACCCACCAGTACCCGCACACGGAGGGTCGCCACGAGGAGATGATCGAGAGCGTCCGCAACCGATTCGACGGCGACGTTCGCGTCGCGCGCGACGGCCTCCGGTTCGAGGTGTGA